From a single Dysidea avara chromosome 14, odDysAvar1.4, whole genome shotgun sequence genomic region:
- the LOC136244845 gene encoding tigger transposable element-derived protein 2-like translates to MAKRTHKTLTIVDKMKILDKIGTKSYTVLSEEYGVGRSTICDIKRKEAELREYNRNMKEMGMVRPAKVMKCGKDVELEKALFIWFKQKREDGIPISGSILKAKALELHKRLQELRSSGTAVNDGGYRLEQVFNCDETGLYYKLLPTKTLAAHFEKSAAGRKTQKERVTINACSNITGTIKLPLMFIGKARKPRCFKHIDVDSLPVVYKNQSNAWMNCELFSDWFHSHFVPFVQEALKKEGIAPRAMLLLDNCSAHPDEEELVSNDKKVVAKFLPPNVTAFIQPMDQGVLSSIKRRYRRKILEDLVLQDADGKPVLDFLKSINVLRVIGLISSCWNEISSTTLRKSWRKIFPIEESLPLSSSETSLPLASPPANDDEPSDADFCETLQLMVSDAEEMDITEWLQADENDQGYAHLDDQEIVEFVATEHGDDTCNNDDDDNDDEVQVQPCRVSHAEAAVCADKLLIWLQKQDESEEECTRSSKRKEDRACPASLQAVSEDQIRALCTSLESHTDNPPFPIVLRGNECRPLVEREVCLPSSSTCDPTEQDSCIIEEMATETHSTNPEEAVFAYVRVSQEEAEKIQLETKEQSKSSAWFKARQCRITASYFGRVCKKLPSNPGIKLD, encoded by the exons ATGGCGAAGCGCACTCATAAGACACTAACGATTGTAGATAAAATGAAGATACTAGACAAAATAGGGACAAAATCATACACCGTATTGTCGGAGGAGTATGGCGTAGGACGTTCAACAATTTGCGACATCAAGCGTAAAGAAGCGGAACTGAGAGAATACAACCGCAATATGAAAGAGATGGGGATGGTAAGGCCAGCGAAAGTTATGAAGTGTGGGAAGGATGTAGAATTGGAGAAGGCTCTATTCATATGGTTTAAGCAAAAACGGGAGGATGGAATTCCTATCAGCGGCTCTATTTTGAAAGCGAAGGCATTAGAGTTACACAAGCGGCTTCAAGAACTGCGGAGTAGTGGAACT GCTGTTAATGATGGAGGGTACAGGCTTGAGCAAGTTTTCAACTGTGATGAAACTGGTCTCTATTACAAGCTTCTTCCTACAAAAACCCTGGCAGCCCATTTTGAGAAATCAGCAGCAGGAAGGAAGACACAAAAGGAACGTGTCACTATAAATGCTTGCTCTAACATCACAGGTACAATAAAGTTACCTCTAATGTTTATTGGTAAGGCAAGGAAGCCTCGTTGCTTTAAGCATATTGATGTTGATTCTCTACCTGTTGTATACAAGAACCAAAGCAATGCATGGATGAACTGTGAGCTATTTTCTGACTGGTTTCATAGTCACTTTGTACCATTTGTCCAAGAAGCTTTGAAGAAAGAAGGTATTGCTCCTAGAGCCATGTTACTCTTAGATAATTGTTCAGCTCATCCTGATGAAGAAGAATTGGTTTCAAATGACAAGAAAGTAGTTGCCAAATTTCTTCCTCCAAATGTTACAGCATTTATCCAGCCAATGGACCAAGGTGTTTTGTCCAGCATCAAACGACGATATAGGAGGAAAATTCTTGAGGATCTAGTTTTACAAGATGCTGATGGAAAGCCTGTCCTAGATTTCTTGAAAAGCATTAATGTGCTTCGTGTGATAGGTCTCATTTCATCTTGTTGGAATGAAATTTCTTCAACAACTTTGCGAAAGTCATGGAGGAAAATTTTTCCTATTGAAGAATCGCTGCCTTTGTCCTCGTCTGAGACATCGCTGCCTTTGGCATCCCCACCTGCTAATGATGATGAACCAAGTGATGCTGATTTTTGTGAAACACTGCAACTTATGGTGTCTGATGCAGAGGAGATGGATATAACTGAATGGCTCCAAGCTGATGAAAATGACCAAGGTTACGCTCACTTGGATGATCAAGAGATTGTTGAGTTTGTTGCTACAGAACATGGTGATGATACATgcaacaatgatgatgatgataatgatgatgaagTGCAAGTACAGCCATGCCGAGTGTCTCATGCAGAAGCAGCTGTGTGTGCAGACAAGCTGCTTATCTGGCTACAGAAACAGGATGAAT CTGAAGAAGAGTGTACTAGAAGTAGTAAACGTAAAGAAGACCGTGCCTGCCCAGCATCACTTCAAGCTGTGTCAGAAGATCAAATCCGTGCTCTGTGCACAAGCCTAGAATCACATACAGATAACCCTCCATTTCCTATTGTTCTAAGAGGAAATGAATGCAGACCACTTGTAGAAAGAGAAGTCTGTTTGCCTAGCTCATCAACATGTGATCCTACTGAACAAGATTCATGTATTATTGAAGAAATGGCTACAGAAACACATAGCACAAATCCAGAGGAAGCAGTGTTTGCGTATGTTAGAGTGAGCCAAGAAGAAGCTGAAAagattcagttagaaacaaaagAGCAATCAAAATCTTCAGCATGGTTTAAGGCACGACAGTGTAGGATAACAGCCTCATACTTTGGCCGAGTGTGTAAAAAGCTCCCATCAAACCCTGGTATTAAATTAGATTAG